The nucleotide sequence TCACCTTGGAGACCAGGGATCCTTTATCGGTGGATCTGGGGATCTTCTCCTCCACCACGGAGCCGTGCGCGCGCCACGGAGATACTATGACCGGGGTATTGTCGTTCTGGTCCACAATAATGATGTGGACAGTCACGTTACTGTTGAGCGGAGGAACACCAGAGTCTCTGGCCTCAATGTGGAAAAGGAACTCCTTCTCTATCTCATAGTCAAACGTCTTTAGTGCGTAAAGATTACCGTTCTCCGGATTGATGGAGAACAGCATGGACATGGAGGTGTTCACTATCTCCTTCTCTATGATGAAATAAACTAGATACTGGTTTTCATGGAGGTCTGGATCAAACGCAGTGAGGGAACTTAGCAAGGCCCCAGGTGCGTTATTCTCCATAACGGGTATAGTGTAGAACGACTGGGGGAACTTTGGAACGTTATCGTTAACATCTAGTAGTTCTAAAGTCATCGTTTCGTTGTCAGACAGCGTAGGGGAACCCCTGTCTGTTACCGTAAACGTGATTTCATATTCTGGGACCTTCTCACGATCCAGAGGTTGTGAAACTACCAACTCATAATAGTTATCAGAAGACTCTCTTAGTGCAAATGGCAATTGATCAGCAATGTGAATATCGACTTTTCCATTTTCTCCTGAATCTTTATCGCTGACACTAACCACTGCTATCACCGTGTCTACTGCGATAACCTCCTTGACTGGACTTTGAAAGGATTTGATCGATAATTCGGGATGATTATCATTCATATCTGTCACTAAGATAGTCAGTTTGCAATGTCCAGATAAAAAATGTGTTCCTTTGTCCGTTGCTATAACTTCCATATCATATATCCTAAAATCTTCATAATTTATCATGTCCTTTACTGTTATTTCACCAGTGTTAGGGTTTAAACTGAACGTTTCTTGCGTTTTCTCTGATGTATAAAGACTATATGAATATACTATTTCCGCATTTGAGCCCTCGTCCAAATCAGTTGCATTCAGTTTCACTACTAAACGTCCAATTGGAGAATTCTCCATTATATCTATGTTGTAGCTGTCCTTATCAAATTTAGGGGCGTTGTCATTGGTATCCAGGACACGGACAATGATATTCGCTGTGCCTGTGCGTGAAGGGACTCCTCCATCTACAGCAGTGAGTATTAGATTATGAACCGACTGCTCCTCTCTGTCTAAAGCCTTTTTCAGAATCAAATCAGTAAATTTAGACCCGTCTCTTCCGGTCTGTATTTCTATATTGAAGTGCTCACTTTCACTCAGATAGTATGTTTTAATTGAATTCGTACCAATATCTGGGTCCACTGCATTGTTCAATGAGAACCTTTCGCCCGCAGGAGTAGACTCCGCTATATCCAAATGCATTGTGTCTCTTCGAAAATGAGGCGCATTGTCGTTAATGTCCAGTATTTCCAATTCAATGTTGAACATTCTTACTGGATTTTCAATAGTTGCATCCAATTTGAGAAAGCATGTTGTTTTTGAtatgcaaagatattctctgtcaATTTTTTCAACAATGTACAGCTCTCCTGTTTCTTTGTTCACATCCAAGTATTTCTTATTGGCAATCACGTCTAACCGCATTTTTCGTCTACTTAGTTCCAGCACGTCTAGTCCCAGATCAGCAGCTAAATTGGCGACAACAGAGCCTTCCTTTAATTCCTCCGGAATAGAATAGTGAGTAACCGCATACACCGTGTTCAGGGCGGAAGAGAAAAGAAGAAAGACCGAGACGTACCTTCCCCAGTGCTCTGCGCTTCTGTGCGCCTCCATTGTTATATTTTGGTGTCCTGGTTAGTGAACAGTCAGGTCAAACACAACAAGAACCAGgataatacaaatatttacaagaGAATAGCTCAACTCCTTTGGCGTTTATGTCGAGCCGAGCAGAAAAATGTCCCTTTTTAATGGTTTCAGCACCGGGAGCTGTCCATTGCGTTGGTACACTGCCTTAATAACTATGACGAATTGTCATGGCGATTATTGCATCACAAGCGAGTGTGTTCAGCTGGTGAACAGCGACGCATTGTGCATATAACAAGCTTGCACATCTGTTCTCCCTTCTACTTTGTTGGACTATGTCTGGATATTATATATCCAGTAATTCTAGATAGATGTATGCAAATGTGTGAAGCATAATTACCTAAAAGACCAAGGTAGTCGATATGTGATCCCCGTTTTTTGCCAGACATTTCTATTGTAAAACTTGTTATAGACCAACATGATGTTGATTAGTTGTTTTTTCAAGAGCCAACAAGTGTTTTCTCTTAAATATCAACACACGTATAGACATTCACGCACTACGTGATTAGGTGAAGAGTCATACATggacaacagaccacagtaaaATAGTTTTCTGATCAGAAATTAAGAGTTTATTCGTACCTGCAGAGTAGAGGCTGCTGAGTCACTGGTCTCTGTCAGGCCAGTGCTCCTTGGTAGACTGGACACGATGTATCTGGAACCCGCCTTTGGCACAGGCTGTCTGACTACCAGCTTTCCTTTCCTCGTCTCCGCTAGAAACAGACTGTACCAGTAGGCATCGTTGGAGACCAGGGTGGAATCTGCGATGGTCGAATTCCTCTCGCTGATCACGCTGTTCCTACTTGGAGGGGCCGCTTTGCTGGGCATTGGTTTCTGACACTTCAGCACACAGGTGACCAATATGGTGATCAATAACAGAAAGGACACGGAGCCCAGGCCGATCACCAAATACAGGTTTAAATCTGAAAATATGTCATATTCTAGCGGCACTTCAGTCATGTCAGAGTAGGCTTTAACGGCAGTCTCCACTGTTGAGAGCTTTATGGTAactgtagcagagagagcaggatCCCCGTTGTCCTTGGCGATGACAACCAGCCGTTGATGACGCGGATCTCTGTAACTGAACATTCTCATAGTCCGGATTTCTCCGTTGTATTGGTCCAGACTGAATAAGGTGGCGTCAGTAACCTGTAGAAACTGGTATGTAATCCGAGAGTTCTGGACCGAGTCCGTGTCTATGGCTATCACCTTGGAGACCAGGGATCCTTTATCGGTGGATCTGGGTATCTTCTCCTCCACCACGGAGCCGTGCGCGCGCCACGGAGACACTATGACCGGGGTGTTGTCGTTCTGGTCCACAATAATGATGTGGACAGTCACGTTACTGCTGAGCGGAGGAACACCAGAGTCTCTGGCCTCAATGTGGAAAAGGAACTCCTTCTCTATCTCATAGTCAAACGTCTTTAGTGCGTAAAGATTACCGTTCTCCGGATTGATGGAGAACAGCATGGACATGGAGGTGTTCACTATCTCCTTCTCTATGATGAAATAAACTAGATACTGGTTTTCATGGAGGTCTGGATCAAACGCAGTGAGGGAACTTAGCAAGGCCCCAGGTGCGTTATTCTCCATAACGGGTATAGTGTAGAACGACTGGGAAAACTGAGGAACGTTGTCGTTTACGTCTAGTAGTTCTAAAGTCATAGTTTCGTTGTCAGATAGCGGAGGGGAACCCCTGTCTGTCACCGTAAAAGTGATTTCATATTCAGGGACCTTCTCACGATCCAGAGGCTCTGAAACTACCAACTCGTAATAGTTATCAGAAGACTCTCTCAGCGCAAAAGGTAATTTATCAGCTATACGAATATCAACTATCCCATTGTCACCTGAATCTTTATCGCTGACACTGACTACTGCTATCACCGTGTCTACTGCTATGTACTCCTTGACTGGACTTTGAAATGATTTGATTGATATTTCGGGATGATTATCATTCATATCCGTAACTAAAATGGTTAATTTACACTGACCTGTCAATGAATTGGACCCCTTATCTGTTGCTATGACTTCCATATCATAGATCCTGAAATCCTCATAATTGATCATTTCCTTTACCGTGATCTCACCGTTGTTAGGGTTTAAATTGAACATTTGTTGTGTTTTCTCTGATGTGTACAGGCTATAAGAATATAATATTTCCGAATTGGTGCCCTCATCTAAGTCTGTTGCATTCAATTTAACAACAAGGCTTCCAATAGGGGAGTTTTCCATTATATCGATTTTGTAGTTGTCTTTGTCAAATTTAGGGGCGTTGTCGTTCGTATCTAAAACGCGAACAACTATACTGGCTGTACCAGAGCGCGCAGGGACTCCACCGTCTTCAGCGGTGAGTATTAGATTATGAACCGCCTGCTGCTCTCGGTCTAATACCCTTTTCAGTATCAAATCAGCGAATTTTGACCCGTCTCTTCCTGTCTGAATTTCGATGGTAAAGTGCTCATTTTCGCTCAATAGGTATGTTTTCACTGAGTTTGAACCAACGTCAGGATCCACTGCATTGTTAACAGAAAATCGTTCACCACCCTGTGTTGCTTCTGAAATATCCAAGTTAATGGTGTCCCTTCGGAAATGGGGGGCGTTATCATTGATGTCCATTATCTCTATTTCGATATAAAAGATCCGTTGTGGATTTTCAATAATAGCTTCCATTTTAAGAAAACAGGATGTCTTAGCAGGGCAAAGATATTCCCTGTCCATCTTCTCTACAATGTACAGCTCCCCCGTTTCTTTGTTCACATCCAGATATTTTTTATTCGAGATAATGTCTAACCGCATCTTACGTCCACTCAATGTTTTCACATCCAAACCTAAATCAACTGCAAGATTAGCCACAACGGAGCTCTCCTCCATTTCTTCAGGAATAGAATAGTGAGTAACGGCATATGCCGTGTTCAGGGCGGCAGAGAAAATAAAGAAGACCGAGACGTACCTTCTCCAGTGCTGTGCGCTGATACGTGCCTCCATTGTTATCTTTGTGAGCTTTGTTGACAAAGCAGTCAGGTCAAACAAAATGTGATACAACTGAATAAGATCTTTAAAACAGCATAGCACAATTCCTTTGGTGTTTAAGGGCGATCAAGGCAGAATAATCTCCTTTTTGACGGATTCAGCACTGGGAGCTGTCCACCACGTTTGTACACTGTCTTCTTTATGACGAAATGTCATGGCGACGATTGCGTCGCAAAATAGTGTGTTTAGCTGGTAAACAGCGACACTTTGTGCACAAAACAAGGTTGTACATCTGACTAAAACAACATACAAGGACGCAAAAGTGTGGAGCATTGTTGCCTGAAAGATTGTGATGGACCTTAAGAATAGAGCAAGACCAAGGTAGCCTTTATGTGATTTTTTTGATTTTGCCACATGTATTTATCTTTTAGAGGTTTTCGTAGACCTTTGGTATAGAGATTGAGTATTATTTTCCAAGCACTGAAGTGTCTTCCATTTAATAATAAAATACATGTATAGACGTTTACGCACAAGGTGAATTTGTAAAGAGTCATACACGGACAAAAGACTACATTACAACAGCTGTTTAAATATCTGAAATTAAGAGTTTAGTATTACCTGCAGTGTAGAGGCCGCTGAGTCGCTGGTCTCTGTCAGGCCCGTGCTCCTTGGTAGACTGGACACAATGTATCTGGAACCCGCCTTTGGCACAGGCTGTCTGACTACCAGCTTTCCTTTCCTTGTCTCCGCTAGAAACAGACTGTACCAGTAGGCATCGTTGGAGACCAGGGTGGAATCCGCGATAGTCGAATTCCTCTCGCTGATCACGCTGTTCCTACTGGGAGGGGCCGCTTTACTTGGCATTGGTTTCTGACACTTCAGCACACAGGTGACCAATATGGTGATCAATAACAGAAAGGACACGGAGCCCAGGCCGATCACCAAATACAGGTTTAAATCTGAAAATATGTCATATTCTAGCGGCACTTCAGTCATGTCAGAGTAGGCTTTAACGGCAGTCTCCACTGTTGAGAGCTTTATGGTAactgtagcagagagagcaggatCCCCGTTGTCCTTGGCGATGACAACCAGCCGTTGATGACGCGGATCTCTGTAACTGAACATTCTCATAGTCCGGATTTCTCCGTTGTATTGGTCCAGACTGAATAAGGTGGCGTCAGTAACCTGTAGAAACTGGTATGTAATCCGAGAGTTCTGGACCGAGTCCGTGTCTATGGCTATCACCTTGGAGACCAGGGATCCTTTATCGGTGGATCTGGGAATCTTATCCTCCACCACGGAGCCGTGCGCGCGCCACGGAGAGACTATGACCGGGGTGTTGTCGTTTTGGTCCACAATAATGATGTGGACAGTCACGTTACTGCTGAGCGGAGGAACACCAGAGTCTCTGGCCTCAATGTGGAAAAGGAACTCCTTCTCTATCTCATAGTCAAACGTCTTTAGTGCGTAAAGATTACCGTTCTCCGGATTGATGGAGAACAGCATGGACATGGAGGTGTTCACTATCTCCTTCTCTATGATGAAATAAACTAGATACTGGTTTTCATGGAGGTCTGGATCAAACGCAGTGAGGGAACTTAGCAAGGCCCCGGGTGCGTTATTCTCTATAACGGGTATAGTGTAGAACGACTGAGGGAAGAGTGGCCCGTTATCATTGACATCCAATAGATGTAAAGTTATCGTTTCATTATCAGACAAGGGGGGCGTTCCTCCATCGGTCACAACGAGTGTGATGTCATATTCTGGCACTTGCTCACGGTCTAATGGCTCTGAGACTTTGAGCTCATAAAGGACGTCAGAGGACTTGTTCAAAACAAATGGCAGGTTATGGTTTATAGATAGGCTGACTCTGCCATTGTCACCTGTGTCCCTATCGCTTATCCCTACGATAGCTATGACTGTCCCCACGGAAATATTCTCATTAACTGTGCTCTTATAAGATTTAACGGTGATATCGGGATAGTTGTCGTTCATATCTGTAACGCGCACTACAACTTTACACTGCCCCAATAGGGGATGCTGTCCTTTGTCCTTAGCCTCAAAATGCATCTCGTAAAACTTCATGTCTTCATAATCAATAGTGCCCTTCACTGTTATCTCTCCTGTGTTTGGATTTAGTGCAAAGACGTCTTGTGTTTTCTCTGATGTGTAAAGTGTGAATGAATACTTGATTTCTGCATTTGGGCCCTCATCTAAATCTGTGGCGTTAAGTTTCATTACTAGCGTTCCAATCGGGGAGTTCTCTGTCATATTAACGGAATAAACCGGGTGGTCGAATCGAGGGGCGTTGTCGTTGGTATCTAGCACCCTAACAATGATATTAGCTGTACCAGAGCGCGCAGGGACCCCGCCATCTACAGCGGTCAATATTAGATGATGAACGGCGTGCTCCTCTCGATCTAAAGCCTTTGTCAAAACCATGTCAACGTATTTAGTACCATCACTCCCAGTCTGAATTTCGATTGTGAAATGTTCGCTTTCACTGAGTTTGTACATTTTTACAGTGTTTATGCCACCATCTGGGTCCACGGCATTTGGCAAGGAGAATCTCTCACCTGGGGTAGCCGATTCTGAAACATCAAGCTCTACCCTGTCTCTACGAAAATGAGGAGCATTATCATTGATATCTTTGATTTCTAACTCGATATTGAAAATGCGCAAGGGACTTTCAATGATAACGTCTAGTTTAACAAAACATGTTGTTGCGGTTTTCGATGGGCAGAGGTATTCTCTGTCCATCTTTTCAACAATGTAGAGCTCCCCTGTCTTTTTGTTAACATCCAGATATTTATTGCTTTCTTGGAACATTTCAAGTTTTACCTCGCGATGAGCCAGAACTCCAACCTCCAGACCCAAATCTGCGGCTAAATTGGCCACGACggaccccctctccatctcctcggGTATGGAGTACCGAGTCACGGACAAAGTGCTGCTCCATAACGTACAAAAAACAAAGACAGCCGAGAAACACCTTTTTTCCCGATGCATTCCGAACGTTGAATTCCAGCCAGACATAGACTCCTTATACACTCGGATGCTATCAATGAGTGTACAAAAATCCTGTGTAGCAGCCAGTTGTTCAGAGAATCATCGTTGTTTTAAAATAAAGAGGCATGTTTGTTGAAGCTGAAAGGTCTGTTCTGCAGCAGGGCTGGACGAGAATGTCCTGGCTCCCTCTGAACAGAACTGAGACATTTACTGGTGAACAGTGACACCGCGTGGTTAACGCAGGAGGAGAGTCAGGCTGGGAGAGAGGCCACACTGGGTGATGGGATTCTGCTAAGTATGCTATTGATATTCACATTGCTAAGTATGAAGGGCATGTACACACATGGGCTAGCAGTGAATCAAATGTAACGCCAAGTCCACCTATTAGAATTCTCTGACCTCTACTCAATGATTATGACATCACCCGcgaaaaatatgaataaaatacAGTTTTGCTGTCTAGTGACCTAACTTGACACAACAATCGACCGTTGGCAGGGATTTCAGCACCTCGCCAGTGGACAGCGCCTGAATATCACGCTAACCAAGCGTGTTTATTAATTTCAATCTAAACATTTAGAAGGCCAAATATAGCAGGCCTGAATGGTTGAAAAACAGTAAAATTACTAACAGTTTATTTTAACATAGAATTATTGAATAGTTTTGACTGTAATGTTGTGTATGCAGCTGTCTCTTACCTTCCTAACTGCCTCTGTATACCCTATGAAAGTCCCGCCGAATTCCTGGTGTAAATCCCATACTGTTTTTGAATAGGCTTTTAGTTTACATAATCAAATTCATGAAGACGTGTTCATCTAAGATATTTGTCAAATTAAATTAGTATTCGTGGATTAATTTATTTCTACCCGATGCCTTTGATGAAGGTTTTTGATTGCAAAAAAAAATCGTAATAGAAAACCTTCATAAAAAGGCATAAGGTATATTAATCCGCGAATAAGAATATAATTGCAGATTCTCTGGACCCCTGCAAGGTTGGTGTTCGTCGTCGTCTTCGTCGTCGTCCCGTCCCGTCCCCCCCGCCCCCCACCTTAATAAATAAAATCGAATGTGACAGCCAGACATCCACTCACAAAGTAGAGACCATAACgatcgctgtccatggtgctaAAACCATGTCTATGCGGCTGCTTGCCTACCGAATCGACGATAGGCTTTCTTTGATACCAGGTTGTATATATCTTTGCTTCTGCTAATTGTATACATTTTTAGTGGTAGGTCTATTTGGTCGTAATTGTCTCATGTTAAGCCTAACATTTCACGAAGCTATACAAGGTGTTGCAATGCTGCCATTTAGACTGCTGGCTAGTGGCAATCATGTCATTACTTGTTCAGTAATTAAAGTTGGAAATTCAAACAATGCAGATTGTACGCGACCTCTCCCAGCTTGGATACAAAGTTGTTGTGCGTAAAACCAGACTATTAAGGACAAATAACACAGTCAGTCCACCCTCCAAACACTAATTTAGTATGGATTTTTTTCATTACGCAATgtactatttatatatatatattatttaaccGTATTTAGTTGCTATTTAGTTGCTATTTATAAACTAGTAATTAACATTATTTTAAAAAACAGCCTAACAATGAGGAAAAAAGTAATCGGCTTGAGACTAAATTCAGAGTACTCAGGGGGTTTTGTCTGGCTAATAGCCTTCACAAATGAGATGCAATATTCAAGGCACATTTcattaaatcaaatgaaatcaaatacAGACATTTTCCCGTGACGCAAAAGGCATCAAATGGGGAGGATTTCTGTATGTTCAAAGTTACATATATTGAAAACTTGATcgctgacaagcaaaacatttttaaGGATTacgtcaacaatggactaatgtgAACAAATACCAACGGATCGTTTTGGGGTGGAGTTTTGCATTAAGGAGAATGAGAGGCTCAATTTAAGATGTTGAAAAACTGCTGTATTTCATTCACCGTTCCGTTCTGTCCCGTTTCCCTGATGTTGTTATGATATTCAAGCTGTTTTTACCATCCCTGTAACTGTCACTTCTGCGGGGAAATCGTTTTCTAAAACTAAAACTCATAAAGAACTACCTAAGGAAGCATTAGGCTCTTGGTCAGAAGCGCGCTTTTGAACATCTGAGTAAGCTCGACTCATTGCACTGGAGCCGTCGTCGACTTGACCACGGCATACGTTCACCCATATCCCCTTatattttctttttctttttaatTTTCTACTTGCACCAGGAAGTAGGCGGGACTTTGGTGTATTCTGTGTTATTTTTTTCCATCACAGGTCACATGCTGATGAACCAGAGTCCACGCACGACCTCTACAGATGACCAGGAAGCCACTGATGAACCAGAGCCAACGTATGACCTCTACAGATGACCAGGAAGCCACTGATGAACCAGAGTCCACGCACGACCTCTACAGATGACCAGGAAGCCACTGATGAACCAGAGCCAACGTATGACCTCTACAGATGACCAGGAAGCCACTGATGAACCAGAGCCAACGTATGACCtctacaggtgaccaggaagccACTTAATCCCCAAACTGATATCTCTTCTCTCAAACCAATGCCAACACGAGTGTGCTAATATCAACTAAACTAGCGGTCATTTCTAAAACACAACTAAGCCTTATGTGCTTTCTTGTCTGCTTCTTCCATGCATGCTTTCTGAGTGTTAGTGCCCTTTTTTATGTGATCTATTCCATCATGTTGAACGTGTAGCACTGCGAAATAGTTGTGTTAAGTGAGTACTTTACTtgattaaatatttgttttggAATGCAAAGAAGCTTTTCCATCGCTCTCCCTCTGTTTGTGACTTAATGATGCCCCCTGGTGGAGATCCAGCAGGCAGACTACATGTACGACAGATCTACAGTCTTTACAGATAGTAACCTTGGTAAGTAGATCTATACTAGGGCATGCCTGGACACATCTGTCAAGCACTGTGATAGGGCTGGTGTTTCATTCAGTCTCCATTATCTCTGTACCATCTCATTATTATACATATCTAGGCCACGGTGTTCAGGCCACGCTTTTTAATAAGAGTGTTTATTCATTTACACTGACTTTATATAAGTCTTTTGCTTACCTAACTAATGTGTCACTCCCTGTGTTTCATTGATCGAGCGAACGGGAGAAGCCGACTTGGAGGAGA is from Oncorhynchus masou masou isolate Uvic2021 chromosome 32, UVic_Omas_1.1, whole genome shotgun sequence and encodes:
- the LOC135526278 gene encoding protocadherin alpha-C2-like isoform X6, translated to MSGWNSTFGMHREKRCFSAVFVFCTLWSSTLSVTRYSIPEEMERGSVVANLAADLGLEVGVLAHREVKLEMFQESNKYLDVNKKTGELYIVEKMDREYLCPSKTATTCFVKLDVIIESPLRIFNIELEIKDINDNAPHFRRDRVELDVSESATPGERFSLPNAVDPDGGINTVKMYKLSESEHFTIEIQTGSDGTKYVDMVLTKALDREEHAVHHLILTAVDGGVPARSGTANIIVRVLDTNDNAPRFDHPVYSVNMTENSPIGTLVMKLNATDLDEGPNAEIKYSFTLYTSEKTQDVFALNPNTGEITVKGTIDYEDMKFYEMHFEAKDKGQHPLLGQCKVVVRVTDMNDNYPDITVKSYKSTVNENISVGTVIAIVGISDRDTGDNGRVSLSINHNLPFVLNKSSDVLYELKVSEPLDREQVPEYDITLVVTDGGTPPLSDNETITLHLLDVNDNGPLFPQSFYTIPVIENNAPGALLSSLTAFDPDLHENQYLVYFIIEKEIVNTSMSMLFSINPENGNLYALKTFDYEIEKEFLFHIEARDSGVPPLSSNVTVHIIIVDQNDNTPVIVSPWRAHGSVVEDKIPRSTDKGSLVSKVIAIDTDSVQNSRITYQFLQVTDATLFSLDQYNGEIRTMRMFSYRDPRHQRLVVIAKDNGDPALSATVTIKLSTVETAVKAYSDMTEVPLEYDIFSDLNLYLVIGLGSVSFLLLITILVTCVLKCQKPMPSKAAPPSRNSVISERNSTIADSTLVSNDAYWYSLFLAETRKGKLVVRQPVPKAGSRYIVSSLPRSTGLTETSDSAASTLQYPK
- the LOC135526278 gene encoding protocadherin alpha-C2-like isoform X11: MEAHRSAEHWGRYVSVFLLFSSALNTVYAVTHYSIPEELKEGSVVANLAADLGLDVLELSRRKMRLDVIANKKYLDVNKETGELYIVEKIDREYLCISKTTCFLKLDATIENPVRMFNIELEILDINDNAPHFRRDTMHLDIAESTPAGERFSLNNAVDPDIGTNSIKTYYLSESEHFNIEIQTGRDGSKFTDLILKKALDREEQSVHNLILTAVDGGVPSRTGTANIIVRVLDTNDNAPKFDKDSYNIDIMENSPIGRLVVKLNATDLDEGSNAEIVYSYSLYTSEKTQETFSLNPNTGEITVKDMINYEDFRIYDMEVIATDKGTHFLSGHCKLTILVTDMNDNHPELSIKSFQSPVKEVIAVDTVIAVVSVSDKDSGENGKVDIHIADQLPFALRESSDNYYELVVSQPLDREKVPEYEITFTVTDRGSPTLSDNETMTLELLDVNDNVPKFPQSFYTIPVMENNAPGALLSSLTAFDPDLHENQYLVYFIIEKEIVNTSMSMLFSINPENGNLYALKTFDYEIEKEFLFHIEARDSGVPPLNSNVTVHIIIVDQNDNTPVIVSPWRAHGSVVEEKIPRSTDKGSLVSKVIAIDTDSVQNSRITYQFLQVTDATLFSLDQYNGEIRTMRMFSYRDPRHQRLVVIAKDNGDPALSATVTIKLSTVETAVKAYSDMTEVPLEYDIFSDLNLYLVIGLGSVSFLLLITILVTCVLKCQKPIPSKAAPPSRNSVISERNSTIADSTLVSNDAYWYSLFLAETRKGKLVVRQPVPKAGSRYIVSSLPRSTGLTETSDSAASTLQYPK
- the LOC135526278 gene encoding protocadherin alpha-C2-like isoform X5 yields the protein MEARISAQHWRRYVSVFFIFSAALNTAYAVTHYSIPEEMEESSVVANLAVDLGLDVKTLSGRKMRLDIISNKKYLDVNKETGELYIVEKMDREYLCPAKTSCFLKMEAIIENPQRIFYIEIEIMDINDNAPHFRRDTINLDISEATQGGERFSVNNAVDPDVGSNSVKTYLLSENEHFTIEIQTGRDGSKFADLILKRVLDREQQAVHNLILTAEDGGVPARSGTASIVVRVLDTNDNAPKFDKDNYKIDIMENSPIGSLVVKLNATDLDEGTNSEILYSYSLYTSEKTQQMFNLNPNNGEITVKEMINYEDFRIYDMEVIATDKGSNSLTGQCKLTILVTDMNDNHPEISIKSFQSPVKEYIAVDTVIAVVSVSDKDSGDNGIVDIRIADKLPFALRESSDNYYELVVSEPLDREKVPEYEITFTVTDRGSPPLSDNETMTLELLDVNDNVPQFSQSFYTIPVMENNAPGALLSSLTAFDPDLHENQYLVYFIIEKEIVNTSMSMLFSINPENGNLYALKTFDYEIEKEFLFHIEARDSGVPPLSSNVTVHIIIVDQNDNTPVIVSPWRAHGSVVEEKIPRSTDKGSLVSKVIAIDTDSVQNSRITYQFLQVTDATLFSLDQYNGEIRTMRMFSYRDPRHQRLVVIAKDNGDPALSATVTIKLSTVETAVKAYSDMTEVPLEYDIFSDLNLYLVIGLGSVSFLLLITILVTCVLKCQKPMPSKAAPPSRNSVISERNSTIADSTLVSNDAYWYSLFLAETRKGKLVVRQPVPKAGSRYIVSSLPRSTGLTETSDSAASTLQGSTTTGSSSS
- the LOC135526278 gene encoding protocadherin alpha-C2-like isoform X12, with product MEARISAQHWRRYVSVFFIFSAALNTAYAVTHYSIPEEMEESSVVANLAVDLGLDVKTLSGRKMRLDIISNKKYLDVNKETGELYIVEKMDREYLCPAKTSCFLKMEAIIENPQRIFYIEIEIMDINDNAPHFRRDTINLDISEATQGGERFSVNNAVDPDVGSNSVKTYLLSENEHFTIEIQTGRDGSKFADLILKRVLDREQQAVHNLILTAEDGGVPARSGTASIVVRVLDTNDNAPKFDKDNYKIDIMENSPIGSLVVKLNATDLDEGTNSEILYSYSLYTSEKTQQMFNLNPNNGEITVKEMINYEDFRIYDMEVIATDKGSNSLTGQCKLTILVTDMNDNHPEISIKSFQSPVKEYIAVDTVIAVVSVSDKDSGDNGIVDIRIADKLPFALRESSDNYYELVVSEPLDREKVPEYEITFTVTDRGSPPLSDNETMTLELLDVNDNVPQFSQSFYTIPVMENNAPGALLSSLTAFDPDLHENQYLVYFIIEKEIVNTSMSMLFSINPENGNLYALKTFDYEIEKEFLFHIEARDSGVPPLSSNVTVHIIIVDQNDNTPVIVSPWRAHGSVVEEKIPRSTDKGSLVSKVIAIDTDSVQNSRITYQFLQVTDATLFSLDQYNGEIRTMRMFSYRDPRHQRLVVIAKDNGDPALSATVTIKLSTVETAVKAYSDMTEVPLEYDIFSDLNLYLVIGLGSVSFLLLITILVTCVLKCQKPMPSKAAPPSRNSVISERNSTIADSTLVSNDAYWYSLFLAETRKGKLVVRQPVPKAGSRYIVSSLPRSTGLTETSDSAASTLQYPK
- the LOC135526278 gene encoding protocadherin alpha-C2-like isoform X1 produces the protein MSGWNSTFGMHREKRCFSAVFVFCTLWSSTLSVTRYSIPEEMERGSVVANLAADLGLEVGVLAHREVKLEMFQESNKYLDVNKKTGELYIVEKMDREYLCPSKTATTCFVKLDVIIESPLRIFNIELEIKDINDNAPHFRRDRVELDVSESATPGERFSLPNAVDPDGGINTVKMYKLSESEHFTIEIQTGSDGTKYVDMVLTKALDREEHAVHHLILTAVDGGVPARSGTANIIVRVLDTNDNAPRFDHPVYSVNMTENSPIGTLVMKLNATDLDEGPNAEIKYSFTLYTSEKTQDVFALNPNTGEITVKGTIDYEDMKFYEMHFEAKDKGQHPLLGQCKVVVRVTDMNDNYPDITVKSYKSTVNENISVGTVIAIVGISDRDTGDNGRVSLSINHNLPFVLNKSSDVLYELKVSEPLDREQVPEYDITLVVTDGGTPPLSDNETITLHLLDVNDNGPLFPQSFYTIPVIENNAPGALLSSLTAFDPDLHENQYLVYFIIEKEIVNTSMSMLFSINPENGNLYALKTFDYEIEKEFLFHIEARDSGVPPLSSNVTVHIIIVDQNDNTPVIVSPWRAHGSVVEDKIPRSTDKGSLVSKVIAIDTDSVQNSRITYQFLQVTDATLFSLDQYNGEIRTMRMFSYRDPRHQRLVVIAKDNGDPALSATVTIKLSTVETAVKAYSDMTEVPLEYDIFSDLNLYLVIGLGSVSFLLLITILVTCVLKCQKPMPSKAAPPSRNSVISERNSTIADSTLVSNDAYWYSLFLAETRKGKLVVRQPVPKAGSRYIVSSLPRSTGLTETSDSAASTLQGSTTTGSSSS